A part of Pararoseomonas sp. SCSIO 73927 genomic DNA contains:
- a CDS encoding IclR family transcriptional regulator C-terminal domain-containing protein, translating to MSEADPGRKETMAGLAKGLAILECFGEGAPRLTLAEAARRTGLSRATARRCLLTLLELGYVTHDGRSFAPQPRMLRLGYAFLSATPLPRLAQPVLEAVQEAAGEAISLAILDGADTVFVARSAPHRMVSVGPGIGSRLPAWCSATGRVLLAGLPVDAIAAHLGAVRLEPLTRHTATAPEEVRARIERARTAGYAACDEELELGLLSLAVPVRDLSGRVVAAMSVSTQPSRRSLQEAERDLLPLILDGARRLSVHL from the coding sequence ATGAGCGAGGCGGATCCCGGGCGTAAGGAGACCATGGCGGGGCTGGCGAAAGGGCTCGCCATCCTCGAGTGCTTCGGGGAGGGCGCGCCGCGGCTGACCCTGGCGGAGGCCGCGCGCCGGACCGGCCTTTCCCGGGCCACGGCGCGGCGCTGCCTGCTGACCCTTCTCGAGCTCGGCTATGTCACGCATGACGGGCGCAGCTTCGCGCCGCAGCCGCGCATGCTGCGCCTTGGCTACGCCTTTCTATCGGCGACGCCGCTGCCGCGCCTCGCCCAGCCGGTCCTCGAGGCGGTCCAGGAGGCGGCGGGAGAGGCGATCTCCCTCGCGATCCTCGATGGCGCGGACACGGTTTTCGTCGCGCGATCGGCGCCGCACCGGATGGTGTCGGTCGGGCCGGGAATCGGCTCGCGCCTGCCCGCCTGGTGCTCGGCCACCGGGCGCGTCCTGCTTGCCGGCCTTCCCGTGGACGCGATTGCCGCCCACCTCGGCGCGGTGCGCCTCGAGCCGCTGACCCGCCATACCGCGACGGCGCCGGAGGAGGTGCGGGCCCGCATCGAGCGGGCCCGGACGGCCGGCTACGCCGCCTGCGACGAGGAGCTGGAACTGGGGCTTCTCTCTCTCGCCGTGCCTGTGCGGGACCTGTCAGGGAGGGTCGTGGCGGCAATGAGCGTGAGCACGCAGCCGAGCCGGCGCAGCTTGCAGGAAGCCGAGCGCGATCTGCTGCCACTCATCCTTGACGGGGCGCGACGGCTTTCCGTCCACCTTTGA
- a CDS encoding MBL fold metallo-hydrolase, producing MPLPGPPSHVNCWVVEDGDGWLLVDTGRSDEPTRELWREIFATSLDNRPITRVLVTHFHPDHVGLAGWICAERGVPLLMPRSEWQRTRILLMEDEAELTALFIDLQRRAGATPDHLAWLWEEGFTYGRSVGPLPRTYQPIGEGDLLRTRGRKWRVRIGAGHSPEMACLHDEAGRLLISADHILPRISPHVGLQPTEPDADPLGVFLAALESFSRIPADTHVLPSHGEPFHDLHGRIAALRQHHEVSLARLAAGLTDRLTPGLTAMDALPLLFGRSFTGRQLTFALAESLAHLALLDSRGRARRRQTPEGVWRFEKGATR from the coding sequence ATGCCGCTCCCCGGGCCGCCGTCCCACGTGAACTGCTGGGTGGTCGAGGACGGGGATGGCTGGCTTCTCGTCGACACCGGCCGGAGCGACGAGCCCACCCGCGAGCTGTGGCGGGAGATTTTCGCCACCTCGCTCGACAACCGGCCCATCACGCGCGTCCTCGTCACCCATTTCCACCCCGACCATGTCGGGCTGGCCGGCTGGATCTGTGCCGAACGGGGCGTGCCCCTCCTCATGCCGCGCAGTGAATGGCAAAGGACGCGCATCCTGCTGATGGAGGACGAGGCGGAACTGACCGCCCTGTTCATCGATCTCCAGCGCCGCGCCGGCGCCACGCCGGACCACTTGGCGTGGCTGTGGGAGGAGGGCTTCACCTATGGCCGCAGTGTCGGTCCCTTGCCCCGGACCTATCAACCCATCGGTGAAGGCGATCTCCTCCGCACAAGGGGGCGGAAATGGCGGGTGCGGATCGGTGCCGGCCATTCGCCGGAGATGGCCTGTCTACACGACGAGGCGGGCCGGCTCCTGATCTCGGCCGACCATATCCTGCCCCGGATTTCGCCCCATGTCGGGCTTCAGCCCACCGAACCTGATGCGGACCCGCTCGGCGTCTTCCTCGCGGCCCTGGAAAGCTTTTCGCGGATCCCGGCGGACACGCACGTGCTTCCCTCCCATGGCGAACCCTTTCACGATCTTCACGGCCGCATAGCGGCTCTCCGGCAGCATCACGAGGTGTCCCTGGCGCGGTTGGCCGCTGGGCTGACCGATCGGCTGACCCCCGGCCTCACGGCAATGGACGCCCTGCCTCTGCTCTTCGGCCGATCCTTCACGGGGCGGCAACTCACCTTCGCCCTTGCGGAATCTCTGGCCCACCTTGCCCTTCTGGACAGCCGCGGACGCGCTCGGCGCCGCCAGACTCCCGAAGGCGTCTGGCGTTTCGAGAAAGGCGCCACGCGATAG
- a CDS encoding tripartite tricarboxylate transporter substrate binding protein: MTAGAQPTWPSRPVRFIVAFPPGGTSDVLMRLLQPRLSEALGQPIVIENRPGAGTVIGTDAAAKAPPDGYTFLNVANSFTINATLLRNPPFDARRDFRGIASLGFNPHVLVVTPGFAPKNLAELVTAARAEPGRLSYASIGNGTSPHLGGESFKLAAGLDIQHVPYRGGPPALADVMAGTVPMTFANLPEAMPLIREGRLRPVALSDSRRNPLLPDTPTFDEEGIPGVASNSWFGIVGRADIPQPIADRMHGAVTALLTDPEIAARFAGLGVDPRPMPREAFDEVLRSEFERNARIVRSANISVD; the protein is encoded by the coding sequence TTGACCGCCGGGGCTCAACCCACCTGGCCCAGCCGCCCCGTCCGCTTCATCGTTGCCTTCCCGCCAGGGGGCACCAGCGACGTGCTGATGCGCCTCCTCCAGCCCCGCCTGTCGGAGGCGCTCGGCCAGCCGATCGTCATCGAGAACCGCCCGGGGGCTGGCACTGTCATTGGGACCGACGCCGCAGCCAAAGCCCCGCCTGACGGTTACACCTTCCTCAACGTCGCCAACTCCTTCACCATCAACGCCACCCTTCTCCGCAACCCGCCCTTCGACGCCCGGCGCGACTTCCGCGGCATCGCTTCCCTCGGCTTCAACCCGCACGTCCTCGTCGTCACCCCCGGCTTCGCACCGAAGAACCTTGCCGAACTCGTGACCGCCGCCCGAGCCGAACCCGGCCGCCTCTCCTACGCCTCCATTGGCAACGGCACCTCGCCGCACCTCGGCGGCGAGAGCTTCAAGCTCGCCGCTGGGCTCGACATCCAGCACGTGCCCTACCGGGGCGGCCCGCCCGCCCTCGCCGACGTCATGGCCGGAACCGTGCCGATGACCTTCGCCAACCTGCCCGAGGCCATGCCCCTGATCCGCGAGGGCCGCCTGCGGCCAGTCGCCCTGTCGGACTCTCGCCGCAACCCGCTCCTGCCGGACACGCCCACCTTCGACGAGGAGGGCATCCCCGGCGTGGCTTCCAACTCCTGGTTCGGCATCGTGGGGCGCGCCGACATCCCGCAACCCATTGCCGATCGCATGCACGGCGCGGTTACCGCCCTGCTGACCGATCCCGAGATTGCTGCCCGCTTCGCCGGGCTCGGCGTGGACCCCCGCCCGATGCCGCGTGAGGCTTTCGACGAGGTGCTGCGCTCGGAATTTGAGCGCAACGCCCGTATCGTCCGCAGCGCAAACATTTCGGTCGACTGA
- a CDS encoding nitronate monooxygenase → MHEPVFRTRVTELFGICHPILGGGLMWLSDARYVASIVRAGGMAFLTPRSFPGPGAFARELVRCREMCEGLPFGVNLNVSRVENHNLHLDEWLDLSLRAGVRHFETVGRAPGDLIHRIHAAGGIAIHKCPLLRHALNAERAGADAITIIGREAGGHPGNAELSSFVVAPMAARTLSVPLVIGGGIGTGDSILAALAAGAEGVLLGSRLLAAEEVWAHPAYKERIVAAEQESSVLTFSGNHPMGAWRVLENETAREVLRREAAGARGHAEFADLVGGTKSRDHAYCNGEVEHGMLSCGPAAAFTGAVEPMETIIDTLMAEAVAARGRLARLVAMDAVNA, encoded by the coding sequence ATGCACGAACCCGTCTTCCGCACGCGCGTCACGGAGCTGTTCGGCATCTGCCACCCGATCCTGGGCGGCGGGCTGATGTGGCTCTCCGATGCGCGCTACGTCGCCTCCATCGTGCGGGCGGGCGGCATGGCCTTCCTCACCCCGCGCTCCTTCCCCGGCCCCGGCGCCTTCGCGCGGGAGCTCGTGCGCTGCCGCGAGATGTGCGAGGGCCTGCCCTTCGGCGTGAACCTCAACGTCTCCCGCGTGGAGAACCACAACCTGCACCTGGACGAGTGGCTGGACCTCTCCCTCCGCGCCGGGGTCCGTCACTTCGAGACGGTGGGACGCGCCCCGGGCGACCTGATACACCGCATCCACGCCGCGGGCGGCATCGCGATCCACAAGTGCCCGCTGCTGCGCCACGCGCTGAACGCGGAGCGCGCGGGGGCCGATGCCATCACGATCATCGGGCGAGAGGCGGGCGGCCATCCGGGAAATGCGGAGCTCTCCTCCTTCGTCGTCGCGCCGATGGCCGCGCGCACGCTCAGCGTGCCGCTGGTGATCGGCGGTGGCATCGGGACCGGCGACAGCATCCTGGCCGCGCTGGCCGCCGGGGCAGAGGGTGTGCTGCTCGGCTCCCGCCTACTGGCTGCCGAAGAGGTCTGGGCCCACCCTGCATACAAGGAGCGGATCGTCGCGGCAGAGCAGGAATCCTCCGTCCTCACCTTCTCCGGGAACCACCCCATGGGCGCCTGGCGCGTGCTGGAAAACGAGACCGCGCGCGAGGTGCTGCGGCGCGAGGCCGCCGGCGCCCGCGGCCACGCGGAATTTGCCGACCTCGTCGGCGGCACCAAGTCGCGCGACCACGCCTACTGCAACGGCGAGGTGGAGCACGGCATGCTCTCCTGCGGCCCCGCTGCCGCCTTCACGGGGGCGGTGGAGCCGATGGAGACGATCATCGACACGCTGATGGCGGAGGCCGTGGCGGCCCGCGGACGCCTCGCCCGCCTCGTCGCGATGGACGCGGTGAACGCATGA
- a CDS encoding aromatic ring-hydroxylating dioxygenase subunit alpha: MPDHNPPAAALPPGLAAPPEVPWPEGLTRVPYWVFQREDVAALEQTQVFRGETWNYLCLEAEIANPGDYRATTLGGVPILAVRDHDGEIYAFENRCVHRGALIALEDFGHAREFTCVYHAWSYDLQGNLKGVAFKDGINGQGGMPECFRMSEHSPRKLRTAVVHGLVFASASDTVPPIEEYLGDEIMERIGRVLGGREVEVIGRFTQELPNNWKLYVENLRDSYHASLLHLFFTTFELNKLNMKGGLIVSESGGNHVSYSAIDREAEAKAANDYAAQNIRSESDYRLKDPSVLEGEDEFGDGVTLQILSVFPGFVLQQIQNALAIRQVVPRGVGRTDLHWTYFGFKDDSPALRKMRLKQGNLVGPAGYVSMEDGCVGGFVQRGVVGASDRHAVLEMGGTDAASTRTRATEASVRGFWKAYRACTGL, from the coding sequence ATGCCCGACCACAACCCCCCGGCGGCCGCGCTTCCCCCCGGCCTCGCTGCCCCGCCCGAGGTGCCATGGCCCGAGGGGCTGACCCGCGTGCCCTACTGGGTCTTCCAGCGCGAGGACGTGGCGGCGCTGGAGCAGACCCAGGTCTTCCGCGGCGAGACCTGGAACTATCTCTGCCTTGAGGCGGAGATCGCCAACCCCGGCGACTACCGCGCCACCACCCTCGGCGGCGTGCCGATCCTGGCGGTGCGGGACCATGACGGCGAGATCTACGCCTTCGAAAACCGCTGCGTGCACCGCGGCGCCCTCATTGCGCTGGAGGATTTCGGCCACGCGCGGGAGTTCACCTGCGTCTACCACGCCTGGAGCTACGACCTGCAGGGCAACCTGAAGGGCGTGGCCTTCAAGGACGGCATCAACGGCCAGGGCGGCATGCCCGAGTGCTTCCGCATGTCCGAGCACTCCCCGCGCAAGCTCCGCACCGCCGTCGTTCACGGCCTCGTCTTCGCCTCGGCCTCCGACACCGTGCCGCCGATCGAGGAGTACCTTGGCGACGAGATCATGGAGCGCATCGGCCGGGTGCTGGGCGGGCGCGAGGTGGAGGTGATCGGGCGCTTCACCCAGGAGCTGCCGAACAACTGGAAGCTCTACGTGGAGAACCTGCGGGACAGCTATCACGCCTCCCTCCTGCACCTGTTCTTCACCACCTTCGAGCTGAACAAGCTGAACATGAAGGGCGGCCTCATCGTCTCCGAATCCGGCGGCAACCACGTCTCCTACTCCGCCATCGACCGCGAGGCCGAGGCGAAGGCCGCGAACGACTACGCCGCGCAGAACATCCGCTCCGAGAGCGACTACCGCCTGAAGGACCCCAGCGTGCTGGAGGGCGAGGACGAGTTCGGGGACGGGGTGACCCTGCAGATTCTCTCCGTCTTTCCGGGTTTCGTCCTGCAGCAGATCCAGAACGCGCTGGCCATCCGGCAGGTGGTGCCGCGCGGCGTGGGGCGGACGGACCTGCACTGGACCTATTTCGGCTTCAAGGATGACAGCCCGGCGCTGCGGAAGATGCGCCTGAAGCAGGGCAACCTCGTCGGCCCGGCCGGCTACGTCTCCATGGAGGATGGCTGCGTCGGCGGCTTCGTGCAGCGCGGCGTGGTCGGCGCCTCCGACCGGCACGCGGTGCTGGAGATGGGCGGGACGGACGCGGCGAGCACGCGCACCCGCGCGACCGAGGCCTCCGTCCGCGGCTTCTGGAAGGCCTATCGGGCGTGCACGGGGCTCTGA
- a CDS encoding tripartite tricarboxylate transporter substrate binding protein has translation MDTLHRRGLLAWPLLATLPSTPAAAQASAGNAAFPNKPVRIIVPFPAGGSNDISARVAAEQLRGLWGQPFVVENLSGAGGNVGTANFARAEPDGYTLLVTPPGPLSINQFLFRDLGFAPEGFVPVTVLCETPNVAIVSTASGIRTLGELIERARARPETLTYGSQGVGTTSHLTAALFQDLTGTKLVHVPYRGEAPAMTDVVGGRVDMIFSNVTGALAQHQAGRVRMLAVADTERAPEIPDVPTAAEAGLPGFQSTAWFAAVAPAGTPAPIVARLYEGLSQVLRSPEVQRRYRELGAAVVGGTPAETAAFVAAERTRWGALVRRANVTVE, from the coding sequence TTGGACACTCTGCACCGCCGTGGGCTTCTGGCGTGGCCGCTGCTGGCCACCCTTCCGTCGACGCCGGCTGCGGCCCAGGCGTCGGCGGGGAACGCGGCCTTCCCGAACAAGCCGGTCCGCATTATCGTCCCCTTCCCCGCCGGCGGGTCGAACGACATCTCGGCGCGGGTCGCGGCTGAGCAGCTCCGGGGCCTCTGGGGCCAGCCCTTCGTGGTGGAGAACCTCTCCGGCGCCGGCGGGAACGTGGGCACGGCGAACTTCGCCAGGGCCGAGCCCGACGGCTACACCCTGCTCGTCACACCGCCCGGCCCGCTCTCCATCAACCAATTCCTTTTCCGCGACCTCGGCTTCGCGCCGGAGGGCTTCGTGCCGGTCACGGTGCTCTGCGAGACGCCGAACGTGGCCATCGTCTCCACCGCCAGCGGCATCCGCACGCTCGGCGAGCTGATCGAGCGGGCCAGGGCGCGCCCGGAGACGCTCACCTACGGCTCCCAGGGGGTGGGGACCACCTCTCATCTCACCGCCGCGCTGTTCCAGGACCTGACCGGCACCAAGCTCGTGCACGTCCCCTATCGCGGCGAGGCGCCGGCAATGACGGACGTGGTGGGCGGGCGCGTGGACATGATCTTCTCCAACGTCACCGGCGCGCTGGCGCAGCACCAGGCCGGCCGCGTGCGGATGCTCGCCGTGGCCGACACGGAGCGCGCGCCGGAGATTCCGGACGTGCCGACCGCAGCGGAGGCGGGGCTTCCCGGCTTCCAGTCCACCGCCTGGTTCGCGGCCGTCGCCCCCGCCGGCACCCCCGCCCCCATCGTCGCGCGCCTCTACGAGGGCCTGTCCCAGGTGCTGCGCTCGCCCGAGGTGCAGCGCCGCTACCGCGAGCTGGGCGCCGCCGTGGTGGGCGGCACGCCGGCCGAGACCGCCGCCTTCGTGGCGGCCGAGCGCACGCGCTGGGGTGCCCTGGTGCGGCGCGCCAACGTCACCGTGGAATGA
- a CDS encoding thiolase family protein — protein MSGLASMRPVRAVGIGMHPYQFPTETPYLALGLTALREALADAGLQWLDVTFAAIGTGAIGMAAGRVMLRHIGSTGLEVMQVENASASGSTAFRTACLMVASGQHEIALALGVDKFGSGQRAAQKDGIPRLTPAAEIPAVKFALMARAWRDRYGLTREDLARVAVKNHGNAARNPFAQFRKPRTLEQVLNSNPVAGDLTSLQCTPRGEGAAAVIVASEDAIRKHGLDRSRAIRVLSSVSSSEHAVADEGWSLVEMVQRSGLSALAAAGVGMEEIDIIELHDAFTIEEIVYAEALGLCPLGEGAAQLREGKWDIGGGGCAVNPSGGLLGMGHPIGPTGAGQIAEIVRQLRGEAEGRQHPGARTALAHMIGLGSVAVGHVLQRD, from the coding sequence ATGAGCGGGCTGGCCTCCATGCGCCCCGTGCGCGCCGTCGGCATCGGGATGCACCCCTATCAGTTCCCGACGGAGACGCCCTACCTCGCGCTCGGCCTGACCGCGCTGCGGGAGGCGCTGGCGGATGCCGGGCTGCAATGGCTGGACGTGACCTTCGCCGCCATCGGCACTGGCGCCATCGGCATGGCCGCAGGGCGGGTGATGCTGCGCCACATCGGCTCCACGGGGCTGGAGGTGATGCAGGTGGAGAACGCCTCCGCCTCCGGCTCCACCGCTTTCCGCACGGCCTGCCTGATGGTGGCCAGCGGCCAGCATGAGATCGCGCTGGCGCTCGGCGTGGACAAGTTCGGCAGCGGGCAGCGCGCGGCCCAGAAGGACGGCATTCCCCGCCTGACGCCGGCGGCGGAGATCCCGGCGGTGAAGTTCGCCCTGATGGCCCGCGCCTGGCGCGACCGCTACGGGCTGACGCGGGAGGATCTGGCCCGCGTGGCCGTGAAGAACCACGGCAATGCCGCGCGCAACCCCTTCGCCCAGTTCCGCAAGCCGCGCACGCTGGAGCAGGTGCTGAACAGCAATCCCGTGGCGGGCGACCTCACCTCCCTGCAATGCACCCCGCGTGGCGAGGGCGCGGCGGCCGTGATCGTGGCGAGCGAGGACGCGATCCGGAAGCACGGCCTGGACCGCAGCCGCGCCATCCGCGTCCTCTCCTCCGTCTCCTCCTCCGAGCACGCCGTGGCCGATGAGGGCTGGAGCCTGGTCGAAATGGTGCAGCGCTCCGGCCTCTCCGCCCTGGCCGCGGCCGGGGTGGGCATGGAGGAGATCGACATCATCGAGCTGCACGACGCCTTCACCATCGAGGAGATCGTCTATGCCGAGGCGCTCGGCCTCTGTCCGCTCGGCGAGGGCGCGGCGCAGTTGCGCGAGGGCAAGTGGGACATCGGCGGCGGGGGCTGCGCGGTGAATCCATCCGGCGGGCTGCTGGGCATGGGCCATCCCATCGGCCCGACCGGAGCGGGACAGATCGCCGAGATCGTCCGGCAGCTTCGCGGCGAGGCGGAGGGCCGGCAGCATCCCGGCGCGCGCACGGCGCTGGCGCACATGATCGGGCTGGGCTCCGTGGCCGTCGGCCACGTGCTGCAGCGGGACTGA
- a CDS encoding enoyl-CoA hydratase-related protein — protein MREELGTLIYESADGVAVITLNRPDRMNSIGGTMKEDLATAFFRLAKEDAGLRCAILTGAGERAFCAGADIKERAELRRTGPEYFMAQKATHALIRGMMEFERPLIAAVNGVALGGGMELALTADIRYAVAHAKMGLPEVRLGAIPGAGGTQTLPRAVGASTAKELMFTAEHMTAEKALAIGLVSKVVESDVLGAAMETARRIAEMPPLAVAFAKRAVNAGMGGGIDAGFEFERYAAGMLTDSEDRREGFRAFVEKRKPVYVGR, from the coding sequence ATGCGCGAGGAACTGGGAACGCTGATCTACGAATCGGCGGACGGCGTCGCCGTGATCACCCTGAACCGGCCGGACCGGATGAATTCCATCGGCGGCACAATGAAGGAGGACCTGGCGACCGCCTTCTTCCGGCTGGCCAAGGAGGATGCGGGGCTGCGCTGCGCCATCCTCACAGGCGCGGGGGAGCGCGCCTTCTGCGCCGGCGCCGATATCAAGGAACGGGCGGAGCTGCGCCGCACCGGGCCGGAATACTTCATGGCGCAGAAGGCCACGCACGCGCTCATCCGCGGCATGATGGAGTTCGAACGACCGCTGATCGCCGCGGTCAACGGCGTCGCGCTCGGCGGCGGGATGGAGTTGGCCCTCACCGCAGACATTCGATACGCCGTCGCCCACGCGAAGATGGGCTTACCGGAGGTGCGCTTGGGCGCCATCCCCGGCGCCGGCGGCACGCAGACCCTGCCGCGCGCGGTGGGCGCGAGCACCGCGAAGGAGCTGATGTTCACTGCCGAGCACATGACGGCGGAGAAGGCGCTCGCCATCGGGCTTGTGAGCAAGGTGGTGGAGAGCGACGTGCTCGGTGCCGCTATGGAGACGGCGCGCCGGATCGCGGAAATGCCGCCGCTGGCCGTGGCCTTCGCTAAGCGCGCCGTGAACGCGGGCATGGGGGGCGGCATCGATGCCGGCTTCGAGTTCGAGCGCTACGCCGCCGGCATGCTGACCGACAGCGAGGACCGGCGCGAGGGCTTCCGCGCCTTTGTCGAGAAACGCAAGCCCGTCTATGTCGGGCGCTGA
- a CDS encoding SDR family NAD(P)-dependent oxidoreductase → MELNLKGKVALVTGGGQGVGRAICKELAAEGVKIVVNDLFPERAETVAKEIRDAGGEAVASPGDITKADSVNALVAKGRDAFGPITILVNNAGVTPERRAKGGMPPTFIETPDREMHQTVELNVYGTMYCCRAVLPDMVGEKWGRIISIASEAGRVGEARLAAYSGAKAAIIGLTKALAKEHGRDRVTANVVVLGAVSHEGIAPNQATSADATPENNERLAKMLNAYPSAKGLGRLSRPEDVSGIVAFLASDRAAFVTGQHVGASGGYAMP, encoded by the coding sequence ATGGAACTGAATCTCAAGGGCAAGGTCGCCCTCGTTACCGGCGGCGGTCAGGGCGTCGGCCGCGCCATCTGCAAGGAACTGGCGGCGGAGGGGGTGAAGATCGTCGTCAACGACCTCTTCCCCGAGCGCGCCGAGACGGTCGCGAAGGAGATTCGCGACGCGGGCGGTGAGGCGGTGGCCTCCCCCGGCGACATCACGAAGGCGGATTCCGTGAACGCGCTGGTGGCGAAGGGCCGGGACGCTTTTGGGCCCATCACCATCCTCGTGAACAACGCGGGCGTCACGCCGGAGCGCCGCGCGAAGGGCGGCATGCCCCCCACCTTCATCGAGACGCCCGACCGCGAGATGCACCAGACGGTGGAGCTGAACGTCTACGGCACCATGTATTGCTGCCGCGCCGTGCTGCCCGACATGGTCGGCGAGAAATGGGGCCGCATCATCTCCATCGCCTCCGAGGCGGGGCGCGTAGGCGAGGCGCGGCTGGCCGCCTATTCCGGCGCCAAGGCCGCGATCATCGGGCTGACGAAGGCGCTGGCGAAGGAGCACGGGCGGGACCGCGTTACCGCCAACGTCGTCGTCCTCGGCGCCGTCTCGCACGAGGGGATCGCGCCGAACCAGGCCACCAGCGCCGATGCCACGCCGGAGAACAACGAGCGTCTGGCGAAAATGCTGAACGCCTACCCTTCTGCCAAGGGTCTCGGCCGGCTCTCCCGCCCGGAGGACGTCAGCGGCATCGTGGCCTTCCTCGCCTCCGACCGCGCGGCCTTCGTTACCGGCCAGCATGTCGGCGCGAGCGGCGGCTACGCGATGCCCTGA
- a CDS encoding AMP-binding protein, with protein MSQAIVFGAATTDGDALRGRADRAASGLAALGIAPGERIAVMMRNEPSYLEVILAADRLGAALVAINWHFRADEAAHILTDSGARVLVVHADLLPGIAASVPPGVVVIAVPTPPEVLEAYGIVARPAAPPDVLDWPGWRDAHPPWTAPAPPSLGMMLYTSGTTGRAKGVRRLPGTPEQHDSARRIRNLVGGARQGMRTAVVGPLYHAGPASSARVALAQAELIVVMPRFDAEDLLRAIERHRLTHLALVPIMLVRLLKLLEAVRRRYDLSSLEGVTHGGSACAPEVKREMIGWWGPILSETYGSTEVSLIASSRSEEWLRYPGTVGRALPGTSIRILDEEGRVLPPGQLGEIYVDSGPNALPFTYHNMPEERARVERDGHVTNGDLGYLNKEGYLFVTDRKRDMVVSGGVNIYPAEIEAALITHPGVLDCAVFGVPDPEYGEALVAAVQPRPGATPAAQDIRHHLRERLAGYKVPRKVWLVDEMPRDSMGKVFKRRLREAYAGVAA; from the coding sequence ATGAGCCAGGCGATCGTCTTCGGCGCCGCCACGACTGACGGCGACGCACTGCGCGGGCGGGCCGACCGCGCCGCTTCCGGCCTCGCCGCGCTCGGCATCGCACCGGGCGAGCGGATCGCCGTGATGATGCGGAACGAGCCCTCCTATCTCGAGGTAATCCTAGCCGCGGACCGCCTCGGCGCCGCGCTGGTCGCCATAAACTGGCATTTCCGCGCGGACGAGGCCGCGCACATCCTCACCGACAGCGGCGCGCGCGTGCTCGTCGTTCACGCCGACCTCCTGCCGGGGATTGCCGCATCGGTGCCGCCCGGCGTGGTGGTGATCGCGGTGCCGACGCCGCCCGAGGTCCTGGAGGCCTACGGCATCGTCGCGCGCCCCGCCGCCCCGCCCGATGTGCTGGACTGGCCGGGCTGGCGCGACGCGCATCCGCCCTGGACGGCACCCGCCCCGCCCTCCCTGGGCATGATGCTCTACACCTCCGGCACCACGGGGCGGGCCAAGGGCGTGCGCCGCCTTCCCGGCACGCCGGAGCAGCACGATTCGGCCCGGCGCATCCGCAACCTCGTGGGCGGCGCCCGGCAGGGCATGCGCACCGCGGTTGTTGGCCCGCTCTATCATGCCGGCCCCGCCTCCAGCGCGCGCGTGGCGCTGGCCCAGGCCGAGCTGATCGTGGTGATGCCGCGCTTCGATGCGGAGGATCTGCTGCGCGCGATCGAGAGGCACCGGCTGACCCACCTCGCCCTCGTGCCGATCATGCTGGTGCGCCTGCTGAAGCTGCTGGAGGCCGTTCGCAGGCGCTACGACCTCTCATCGCTGGAGGGCGTCACCCATGGCGGCTCCGCCTGCGCGCCAGAAGTGAAGCGGGAGATGATCGGGTGGTGGGGGCCCATCCTGTCGGAGACCTACGGCTCCACCGAGGTCAGCCTCATCGCCTCCTCGCGCTCGGAGGAGTGGCTGAGGTACCCCGGCACGGTCGGGCGCGCCCTGCCCGGCACATCCATCCGCATCCTCGACGAGGAGGGCCGCGTGCTGCCACCCGGGCAGCTCGGTGAGATTTACGTCGATTCCGGGCCGAACGCCCTGCCTTTCACTTACCACAATATGCCGGAGGAGCGGGCGCGGGTGGAGCGGGACGGGCACGTCACCAACGGCGATCTAGGCTATCTGAACAAGGAGGGTTACCTTTTCGTCACCGACCGCAAGCGGGACATGGTGGTCTCCGGCGGGGTGAACATCTACCCCGCCGAGATCGAGGCCGCGCTGATCACCCACCCCGGCGTGCTGGACTGCGCCGTCTTCGGCGTGCCGGACCCGGAGTACGGGGAGGCCCTGGTGGCGGCCGTGCAGCCGCGCCCCGGCGCGACACCCGCGGCGCAGGACATCCGCCATCACTTGCGGGAACGGCTGGCAGGCTACAAGGTCCCGCGGAAGGTCTGGCTGGTGGACGAGATGCCGCGGGACAGCATGGGCAAGGTCTTCAAGCGCCGCCTGCGCGAGGCTTATGCCGGCGTGGCGGCGTGA